Part of the Novosphingobium sp. KA1 genome is shown below.
GCGGCACGTCGATCCCGGCGTAGCGTGCGTCGGTCGAGAGATCGAACTCGCTGCCCTTTTCCAGCACCGGCGGCGGCGTGTCGAAGCTGCGGCGCCAGATCTTCACCTGGTCCTCGCCGTGCTTGGCAGCGGTCTCCGCCTTGTTGAGGCCGGTAAGGCCGCCATAGTGACGCTCGTTGAGGCGCCAGTCCTTGGTCTCGGGAATCCACAGCAGCCCGGCCGCTTCCAGCGCCAGGTGCAGGGTGCGGATCGCCCGGGTCTGCAGCGAGGTGAAAGCAACGGTGGGGGCAATGCCCTTTTCCTTGAGCAGCGCGCCGGCGGCGCGGGCTTCGTCCTCGCCGAGCGGGGTCAGGTCGACATCCCACCAGCCGGTGAAGCGGTTTTCAAGGTTCCATTGGCTCTGGCCGTGGCGGACGAGGATCAGGCGAGGCAAAGCATACTCCCGGGTCTCATCGGCGCTCCGGCGGGGAACGCCTCTTGGCAGACTGACGATATGTCTGGGCGCAGCCCCTAGCTTTCCGGGGGCGATTTGGAAAGAGCGCCCGATTCGATTTCACCTCCAGCGGCGACGACTTTTTCGG
Proteins encoded:
- the gpmA gene encoding 2,3-diphosphoglycerate-dependent phosphoglycerate mutase encodes the protein MPRLILVRHGQSQWNLENRFTGWWDVDLTPLGEDEARAAGALLKEKGIAPTVAFTSLQTRAIRTLHLALEAAGLLWIPETKDWRLNERHYGGLTGLNKAETAAKHGEDQVKIWRRSFDTPPPVLEKGSEFDLSTDARYAGIDVPQTESLKDTIARVLPYYEGSIVPHLKAGADVLVSAHGNSLRALVKHLSNISDDEITGLEIPTGQPIVYELSDDLAVLDRYYLSER